A single genomic interval of Polaribacter vadi harbors:
- a CDS encoding pectate lyase family protein produces MKTINYILKYFIMTVCVVINIQCQTKQDNTVKQSLKVDFDFAGRRLDEVHDPTYKSWVINEAKENEKSFDDVSIKLKGDFTSKWFKLGMSAPHYAQLVSDGLFSKAPLEMTILGLKPGIHSLITFHNTFDKIGDKKYTSINIYVNDKLIKTVSQSNRVFAKIASETAYLEFEAKENKPVIIRFEINSKSNSEIAEMLFNGFEIDTPDLKKQTNTPFPENGDEHVVVNKDLELKWASPKGTSSFHMYFGEDKNKVINANKNTDEFKGELTDSRFVVSDLYSMQKYFWRVDAIDNKGNITKGNLWSLKPAQLAFPGAEGYGRFAIGGRGGKVVTVTNLNDDGPGSFRDAVNQEIGSKTIIFNVSGNIELKSRLVINQPYTTIAGQTAPGEGITITRAPVGLTGDDGIARFIRVRIGAGRTYDGMGLTGANHSIIDHCSISWTIDESFSSRGAHYITLQRTLISEALNVAGHGKYENGKMHGYAATIGGDIGSFHHNLLAHNYGRNWSMGGGLNGDGYYSGRLDIRNNVVYNWGHRTTDGGANEVNFVNNYYKPGGASDIFIALTADHEGVGKGSQRYFFKGNVMPGYFDENSQEKGRRSKIRNNEIVKYETFVDEPFFLSYINTQSAKEAYKNVLSDVGATQPFFDKHDHRIIKETLKGTHSFKGKKSNLPGMIDTEKDAGGFPDYVSEIRPKDWDTDNDGLPNWWETIHNLNVNSTENDFSDSNLDDDKNGYTQLEEYLHWMAQPHFFINENDILDLKLVNYFKGFEKKPKYSFSNVKNGEISIKKDKLEFKAISKGMSSFEIKVIDADGDSMTRKINVFVK; encoded by the coding sequence ATGAAAACTATTAATTATATACTGAAATATTTTATAATGACGGTTTGTGTTGTTATAAACATACAATGTCAAACAAAGCAAGATAACACCGTAAAACAAAGTCTTAAAGTAGATTTCGATTTTGCAGGAAGAAGGTTAGATGAAGTTCATGATCCCACATACAAATCATGGGTAATAAATGAAGCAAAAGAAAATGAAAAATCTTTTGACGATGTCTCGATTAAGTTAAAAGGTGATTTTACTTCGAAATGGTTCAAGTTAGGTATGAGTGCACCTCATTATGCTCAGTTGGTGAGCGACGGATTGTTCTCTAAAGCACCATTAGAAATGACAATTTTAGGATTAAAACCGGGAATACATTCTTTAATTACATTTCATAATACCTTCGATAAAATAGGAGATAAAAAGTATACCTCTATAAATATTTATGTAAACGATAAATTAATAAAAACGGTTTCGCAAAGTAATCGTGTATTTGCTAAAATAGCATCTGAAACAGCTTACTTAGAGTTTGAGGCAAAAGAAAATAAACCAGTTATTATTCGTTTTGAAATCAATTCAAAATCAAATTCAGAAATAGCAGAAATGCTTTTTAATGGTTTCGAAATTGATACACCCGATTTAAAAAAACAAACCAATACACCTTTTCCTGAAAATGGAGATGAACACGTTGTAGTTAATAAAGATTTAGAATTAAAATGGGCATCTCCAAAAGGAACGTCTTCATTTCACATGTATTTTGGAGAAGATAAAAATAAGGTGATTAATGCAAATAAAAATACAGATGAATTTAAAGGTGAATTAACTGATAGTAGGTTTGTAGTTTCAGATTTATATAGCATGCAAAAGTATTTTTGGCGCGTAGATGCTATTGATAATAAAGGGAATATTACAAAAGGAAATTTATGGTCTTTGAAACCAGCACAATTAGCATTTCCAGGAGCTGAAGGTTATGGGAGATTTGCTATTGGTGGTCGTGGAGGAAAAGTAGTTACAGTAACTAATTTAAACGACGACGGACCAGGAAGTTTTAGAGATGCTGTAAATCAGGAAATAGGGTCTAAAACCATTATTTTTAATGTATCTGGAAATATTGAATTAAAATCACGATTAGTAATAAATCAACCTTACACAACTATTGCAGGTCAAACAGCACCAGGAGAAGGAATAACAATTACTAGAGCTCCTGTCGGTTTAACAGGTGATGATGGAATTGCTCGTTTTATAAGAGTAAGAATTGGAGCTGGTAGAACTTATGATGGAATGGGGCTTACTGGTGCAAACCATAGTATTATTGATCATTGTTCTATTAGTTGGACAATTGATGAATCTTTCAGTTCAAGAGGAGCTCATTATATTACTTTACAACGTACTCTAATTTCTGAAGCATTAAACGTAGCTGGTCATGGTAAATATGAAAATGGAAAAATGCATGGTTATGCTGCAACTATTGGAGGAGATATAGGAAGTTTTCATCATAATTTACTAGCACATAACTACGGAAGAAACTGGAGTATGGGAGGTGGATTAAATGGTGATGGTTATTACTCTGGTCGTTTAGATATCAGAAATAATGTGGTATATAACTGGGGACATAGAACTACTGACGGAGGAGCTAATGAAGTAAATTTTGTGAATAATTATTACAAGCCAGGTGGTGCTTCAGATATTTTTATAGCCTTAACAGCTGATCACGAAGGCGTAGGAAAAGGAAGTCAGCGTTATTTTTTCAAAGGAAATGTGATGCCTGGATACTTTGATGAAAATAGTCAAGAAAAAGGAAGAAGGTCTAAGATAAGAAATAATGAAATAGTGAAATATGAGACTTTTGTAGATGAACCATTTTTCCTATCATATATAAATACACAATCTGCCAAAGAGGCTTATAAAAATGTACTATCTGATGTTGGTGCTACTCAGCCATTTTTTGACAAACACGATCACCGTATTATAAAGGAAACTTTAAAAGGAACACACAGTTTTAAAGGAAAGAAAAGTAATTTACCGGGGATGATAGATACAGAAAAAGATGCAGGCGGTTTTCCTGATTATGTAAGTGAAATAAGACCTAAAGATTGGGATACAGACAATGATGGGTTGCCAAATTGGTGGGAAACAATACATAATTTAAACGTAAATTCTACTGAAAATGATTTTTCAGATTCAAATTTAGATGATGATAAAAATGGCTATACACAATTGGAAGAATACTTACATTGGATGGCACAACCTCATTTTTTTATAAATGAAAATGACATATTAGATTTAAAATTAGTAAACTATTTTAAAGGTTTTGAGAAAAAACCAAAATACAGCTTCTCTAATGTTAAAAATGGAGAGATTTCCATTAAAAAAGATAAACTTGAATTTAAAGCAATATCAAAAGGGATGAGTTCTTTTGAGATAAAAGTGATAGATGCAGATGGAGATTCAATGACACGTAAAATCAATGTATTTGTAAAATAA
- a CDS encoding DUF5703 domain-containing protein, which translates to MKKIIIYFFWMFSIILNAQIPELNDYNQVWTSQSKNASESMPLGGGDIGVNVWVEQGSVYFYFSRSGTFDEHNTLLKLGRVKVELSPNPFKNKDGFHQELVLHDGYVKISQNNTDIKLWIDVSLPVIHVDIKSKESLSVKASYESWRHKNRPVKGKANNANSYKWAPQGDIITYKDSIDFENNSISFYHQNREKTVFDVAVAQQQMGVVKDQMMNPLKYLTFGGVMKGKNMKIAGTYTGKYQDTDFKGFSLESEKLSKKHQLSIYLHIAQNKSISVYKQGLQDFIGSYKADKKKTKKWWNQYWDRSFIYTQNENVKEQDSVYQIGQNYQLFRYMLGANAYGKYPTKFNGGLFTVDPVYTKEDHPFTPDFRNWGGGTMTQQNQRLVYFPMLKSGDFDMMDSQLDYYLSLQKNAELRSQVYWNHKGAAFTEQLENFGLPNPAEYEWKRPESYDPGMQYNAWLEYQWDTVFEFCNMMLEQKEYAKKDVKKYNKFILSCLRFFDEHYQYLAKKRGRKSLDANGHLVLYPGSAVETYKMANNANSTISALKVISEKLLKVSSKDLIQEEIDYLKAFQTRIPPLNFREINHQKVLAPAKTWERINNTEPAQLYPVFPWKLYGIGQADLEVAQNTYFLDEDALKFRSYVGWKQDNIFAARLGLTEEASKYNLLKMANSERRFPAFWGPGFDWVPDHNWGGSGMIGMQEMLLQEIDGKILLFPAWPKEWNVHFKLHASRNTTVEVKLENGKVNIIQVTPESRKKDIQNLLELDLNQKLNLN; encoded by the coding sequence ATGAAAAAGATCATAATTTACTTTTTTTGGATGTTTTCGATTATACTAAATGCTCAAATTCCTGAGCTTAACGATTACAATCAAGTTTGGACAAGCCAAAGTAAAAATGCTTCAGAATCTATGCCTCTAGGAGGTGGAGATATTGGAGTAAATGTTTGGGTTGAACAGGGAAGTGTATATTTTTATTTTTCAAGAAGTGGAACCTTTGATGAGCACAATACCCTATTAAAATTGGGTCGTGTAAAAGTGGAGTTAAGTCCAAATCCATTTAAAAATAAAGATGGGTTTCATCAGGAGTTGGTATTACATGATGGTTATGTGAAAATCTCTCAAAATAATACGGACATAAAACTTTGGATAGATGTTTCTCTCCCTGTAATTCATGTAGATATAAAAAGTAAAGAATCTTTAAGTGTAAAAGCCTCTTACGAAAGTTGGAGACATAAAAATAGACCAGTAAAAGGAAAAGCCAATAATGCAAATTCGTACAAATGGGCTCCTCAAGGAGATATTATTACCTATAAAGATTCCATTGATTTTGAAAACAACAGCATTTCTTTTTATCATCAAAATAGAGAAAAAACTGTGTTTGATGTGGCGGTAGCACAGCAACAAATGGGAGTTGTAAAAGACCAAATGATGAATCCTTTAAAGTACTTAACTTTTGGAGGTGTTATGAAAGGAAAAAACATGAAGATTGCTGGAACGTATACTGGAAAATACCAAGATACCGATTTTAAAGGATTTAGTTTAGAGAGTGAAAAACTGAGTAAAAAACATCAATTATCAATTTATTTACATATCGCTCAAAATAAAAGCATTTCGGTTTATAAACAAGGTTTGCAAGATTTTATAGGTTCTTATAAGGCAGACAAAAAAAAAACAAAAAAATGGTGGAATCAGTATTGGGATAGGAGTTTTATTTACACTCAGAATGAAAATGTAAAAGAACAGGATTCTGTATATCAAATAGGACAAAATTATCAGTTGTTTCGTTATATGTTGGGAGCCAATGCTTATGGAAAATATCCAACAAAATTTAATGGTGGTTTATTTACAGTCGATCCGGTTTATACAAAAGAAGATCATCCTTTTACGCCAGATTTTAGAAACTGGGGAGGGGGAACCATGACCCAACAAAATCAACGTTTGGTTTATTTTCCAATGTTAAAAAGTGGTGATTTTGATATGATGGATTCGCAATTGGATTACTATTTAAGTCTTCAAAAAAACGCCGAATTACGCAGTCAAGTTTATTGGAATCACAAAGGCGCTGCATTTACCGAGCAATTAGAAAATTTCGGATTGCCAAATCCTGCAGAATACGAATGGAAACGACCAGAAAGCTATGATCCTGGTATGCAGTATAACGCGTGGCTAGAATACCAATGGGATACCGTTTTTGAGTTTTGTAACATGATGTTGGAGCAAAAAGAATATGCTAAGAAGGATGTAAAAAAATACAATAAATTTATTTTAAGTTGTCTTCGTTTTTTTGATGAGCACTATCAATATCTAGCTAAAAAACGTGGCAGAAAATCTTTAGATGCTAATGGGCATTTAGTGTTGTATCCAGGGTCAGCAGTCGAAACTTATAAAATGGCAAATAATGCCAATAGTACAATTTCAGCTTTAAAAGTCATTTCAGAAAAGTTGCTAAAAGTGTCTTCTAAAGATTTAATTCAAGAAGAAATAGACTATTTAAAAGCATTTCAAACCAGAATTCCGCCTTTAAATTTTAGAGAAATCAATCATCAAAAAGTATTAGCTCCTGCAAAAACATGGGAACGTATCAACAACACAGAACCCGCTCAATTATATCCTGTGTTTCCTTGGAAGTTATATGGCATTGGACAAGCAGATTTGGAAGTTGCTCAAAACACATATTTTTTAGATGAAGATGCACTAAAATTTAGGAGTTACGTGGGTTGGAAACAAGACAATATTTTTGCTGCCAGACTAGGTTTAACAGAGGAAGCTTCAAAATATAATTTGCTAAAAATGGCAAATTCTGAAAGACGTTTCCCTGCGTTTTGGGGACCAGGATTTGATTGGGTTCCAGACCACAACTGGGGAGGTTCTGGGATGATTGGTATGCAAGAGATGTTATTACAAGAAATTGATGGAAAAATTTTATTGTTCCCTGCATGGCCTAAAGAGTGGAATGTACATTTTAAATTACATGCTTCAAGAAATACCACTGTAGAAGTTAAACTAGAAAACGGAAAAGTAAATATTATTCAGGTAACGCCTGAATCACGAAAAAAAGATATTCAAAATCTATTAGAATTAGATTTAAACCAAAAACTAAATTTGAATTAA
- a CDS encoding sialate O-acetylesterase — protein MRKLVTITIVCLYAVMNIQAEIKLPALFTDNMMLQQESIVPIWGWTNKHEKLTISTSWDAKEYQVKSDKQGKWKTNLTTPKAGGPYIIIVLNGSEIKTINNVLIGEVWLCSGQSNMEMPLKGFPGQPVIEGNDAIVKSSNKNIRLITVPRATVLEPKDDFEGHWEVAGPQTTGRFSATAWYFGSLLQEVLQVPVGLIHVSYGGSNVEAWMNKEMLEDFDNTLPFPKTESDLKSNPNRVPTTLFNGMLSPVIGYGIKGALWYQGESNYERPFEYKDLFKKMVGSWRELWNQGAFPFYYAQIAPFNYAQFHPTDQKEEYNSAYLREAQLKASKEISNSGMAVLMDVGEENNIHPNNKKVGGYRLAYIALAKTYGVDGFEYLSPEFNAMEIKGSTVTVSFNNIPNGITSYNKEVVGFEIAGENKVFYPATTYMRRKSVILSSPNVEKPLAVRYLFKDFTKAEIFSTGGLPMSSFRTDNW, from the coding sequence ATGAGAAAATTAGTGACCATAACAATTGTTTGTTTGTATGCTGTTATGAATATACAAGCAGAAATTAAATTACCTGCTTTGTTTACAGATAACATGATGTTACAACAAGAAAGTATTGTTCCTATTTGGGGTTGGACAAACAAGCATGAAAAATTGACGATTTCTACTTCTTGGGATGCAAAAGAATATCAGGTTAAATCTGATAAACAAGGAAAGTGGAAAACAAACTTAACAACTCCCAAAGCAGGAGGACCATATATAATTATAGTATTAAATGGTAGCGAAATAAAAACCATTAACAATGTGTTGATAGGGGAAGTATGGTTGTGTTCTGGACAGTCTAATATGGAAATGCCTTTAAAAGGTTTTCCTGGACAACCGGTCATAGAAGGGAACGATGCTATTGTTAAGTCATCTAATAAAAATATTCGTTTGATTACAGTACCAAGAGCCACTGTTTTAGAACCAAAAGATGATTTTGAAGGGCATTGGGAGGTAGCAGGTCCACAAACAACAGGTCGTTTTAGTGCCACTGCTTGGTATTTTGGAAGTTTGTTGCAAGAGGTGTTACAAGTTCCTGTGGGGTTAATTCATGTGTCTTACGGTGGTTCTAATGTAGAGGCTTGGATGAATAAAGAAATGTTAGAAGATTTTGATAATACTTTACCATTCCCAAAAACAGAAAGTGATTTAAAAAGCAATCCAAATCGTGTACCCACAACTTTATTTAATGGAATGTTATCACCTGTGATTGGTTATGGAATTAAAGGGGCTCTTTGGTATCAAGGAGAATCTAATTACGAAAGACCTTTTGAGTATAAAGATTTGTTCAAAAAAATGGTAGGGTCATGGCGTGAGTTGTGGAATCAAGGAGCGTTTCCATTTTATTATGCCCAAATTGCACCGTTTAATTATGCACAATTTCATCCAACCGATCAGAAAGAAGAATACAATTCGGCTTATTTAAGAGAAGCACAATTAAAGGCTTCAAAGGAAATTTCTAATTCTGGTATGGCAGTGTTAATGGATGTTGGAGAAGAAAATAATATTCACCCAAATAACAAAAAAGTGGGTGGATATAGATTGGCTTATATCGCTTTGGCAAAAACTTATGGAGTAGATGGTTTTGAATATTTAAGTCCTGAGTTTAATGCCATGGAAATAAAAGGAAGTACGGTAACGGTTTCTTTTAACAATATACCTAATGGAATTACTTCATATAACAAAGAAGTAGTAGGCTTTGAAATAGCTGGAGAAAATAAAGTGTTTTACCCTGCCACAACTTATATGAGAAGAAAATCAGTGATATTATCTTCTCCAAATGTAGAAAAACCTTTAGCTGTTAGGTATTTGTTTAAAGATTTTACCAAAGCAGAAATTTTTAGCACAGGAGGTTTGCCTATGTCCTCTTTTAGAACCGATAACTGGTAA
- a CDS encoding glycosyl hydrolase, producing MNLKHLIYFVLFLVVFNCKTNQEEKLSFFEPTEDSSKPWVYWYWMKSAYSKTGITADLEAMKQGGIRGAYLMTIKGPDDKPLIDPPVLQLSKEFWDMVHWALTEADRLGLKIAFHAADGFAVAGGPWITPKMSMQKVVWTDTIVSDNETNHLKLLVPKHYQDYYKDIATFALPVKEVFKTSINLQPKVTSTLQDFDASFLTDRSTEKKQFRLYENGWVQYKFEDFFNCKSIQIETKGNNYQAQRLLVEVSNDGENFTSLGRLEAPRHGWQDTDAFYTHSIKPTKAKYFRFVYNPEGTEPGAEDLDAAKWKQALKVTKIILSNEPLIDNYQGKSGAVWRISPQTRKINMQDEDCIDGSKMINISEFVDADGVLNWKAPKGHWRILRMGHTSTGHENATGGAGKGLEVDKFNPDAIRFQLDHWFGEMLRTAGPELVSRVVEILHLDSWECGSQNWSPVFSDEFKKRRGYDLVDYLPVMAGIPLESIEMSEQVLYDVRKTISELITDNFFGTLAAEAKKAGVKFSSENVAPTMLSDNLLHFKTVDYPGGEFWLKSPTHDKPNDMLDAISGGHIYNKDIIQAEAFTELRMDWNEHPGNLKTLADRNYALGINRFFYHVFVHNPWLDRKPGMTLDGIGTFFQRDQTWWEPGKAFFDYCQRVQFQLQKGKPVIDLAVFTGEEIPSRSVLPDRLLPFLPNIFGEERLALEKMRLENLGQPTATMPKEVTYSKNTTDLSQWVNALDGYKYDSFNADVLLHNAKVVNGKVIFSNGVSYSILLFPGKTKMNPNNKMSLAVAEKIQALMKAGATLLVGEKPNGIPGKYSKEDKVTWQKAVDFIWKSDVKRLPYLGGTFSEFGVAQDVKFLNLERKEVGSIAWTHRESNKESIYFLSNQKQEKQDLEVSFRVSGKTPILFNPVTNTYTDLSTWKIENERTIIPIKLDANASYFVIFKDNTNKKLSEENKNWSTFETVKTLNQDWTIQFDKAFHGPSKPIEIHELFDWTTSTNDSIKYYSGTAIYTKTFDWNKEVEKDMFLEFDEINNIAEISLNGKDCGVLWTYPYRKNISKALKNGENTLIIKVTNTWANRLIGDEKLSKQDRLTWSTAPYRLDETMMVKSGLLGDIKIQKKLKK from the coding sequence ATGAACTTAAAACACCTAATATACTTTGTTCTGTTTTTGGTTGTATTTAATTGTAAAACCAACCAAGAGGAAAAGCTGTCATTTTTTGAACCTACGGAAGACTCGTCGAAACCATGGGTGTATTGGTATTGGATGAAAAGCGCCTACTCTAAAACAGGAATTACAGCCGATTTAGAAGCCATGAAACAAGGAGGTATAAGAGGCGCTTATTTAATGACGATTAAAGGCCCTGATGATAAACCGCTAATTGATCCGCCTGTTTTACAATTAAGCAAGGAATTTTGGGACATGGTGCATTGGGCTTTAACCGAAGCCGATAGATTAGGGTTGAAAATCGCGTTTCATGCAGCCGATGGATTTGCAGTAGCTGGAGGACCATGGATTACACCTAAAATGTCCATGCAAAAAGTAGTTTGGACAGATACCATAGTTTCTGACAATGAAACCAATCATTTAAAATTACTCGTTCCAAAGCATTATCAGGATTACTATAAAGATATCGCAACGTTTGCGTTGCCAGTGAAAGAAGTTTTTAAAACTTCAATTAATTTACAGCCAAAAGTAACTTCAACTTTACAAGATTTTGATGCCTCTTTTTTAACGGATAGATCCACTGAAAAAAAACAATTCAGATTGTACGAAAACGGTTGGGTGCAATATAAATTTGAGGATTTTTTCAATTGTAAGTCTATTCAAATTGAAACCAAAGGCAATAATTATCAAGCCCAACGATTATTAGTAGAAGTTAGCAATGATGGTGAAAATTTTACAAGTTTAGGCAGATTGGAGGCACCAAGACATGGGTGGCAAGATACAGATGCTTTTTACACGCACAGCATAAAACCAACTAAAGCAAAGTATTTTCGATTTGTTTACAACCCAGAAGGTACAGAGCCAGGTGCTGAAGATTTAGATGCTGCCAAATGGAAACAGGCTTTAAAAGTGACTAAAATTATACTCTCAAACGAGCCTTTAATTGATAATTATCAAGGGAAATCTGGTGCTGTTTGGCGTATTAGTCCGCAAACAAGAAAAATTAATATGCAGGATGAAGATTGTATTGATGGATCTAAAATGATTAATATTTCAGAATTTGTTGATGCTGATGGTGTTTTAAACTGGAAGGCTCCCAAAGGACATTGGCGTATTTTAAGAATGGGGCATACATCTACAGGTCATGAAAATGCTACTGGTGGTGCCGGAAAAGGTTTGGAAGTAGATAAATTTAATCCGGATGCTATTCGTTTTCAACTCGATCATTGGTTTGGTGAAATGCTTAGAACGGCTGGTCCAGAATTAGTATCAAGAGTGGTTGAAATTTTACATTTAGATAGTTGGGAATGTGGCAGTCAAAACTGGTCGCCTGTTTTTAGCGATGAATTTAAAAAACGAAGAGGTTATGATTTAGTAGATTATTTACCTGTAATGGCTGGGATTCCTCTTGAAAGTATTGAAATGAGCGAGCAAGTTTTGTACGATGTTAGAAAAACCATTTCAGAATTAATTACCGATAATTTCTTCGGAACTTTAGCTGCAGAAGCAAAAAAAGCAGGTGTAAAATTCAGTTCAGAGAATGTAGCGCCTACCATGTTGAGTGATAATTTATTGCATTTTAAAACGGTCGATTATCCAGGAGGTGAATTTTGGTTAAAGAGTCCAACCCATGATAAACCAAATGACATGCTGGATGCTATTTCTGGCGGACATATTTATAATAAAGATATTATTCAAGCAGAAGCTTTTACAGAGTTGCGAATGGATTGGAATGAGCATCCAGGGAATTTAAAAACCTTAGCAGACAGAAATTATGCCTTAGGAATCAACCGATTTTTTTATCATGTATTTGTTCATAATCCGTGGTTAGATAGAAAACCAGGAATGACATTGGATGGCATTGGTACATTTTTTCAACGCGACCAAACTTGGTGGGAACCTGGCAAAGCATTTTTCGATTATTGTCAGCGCGTACAATTTCAATTGCAAAAAGGAAAACCAGTAATTGATTTAGCTGTTTTTACAGGTGAAGAGATTCCGTCGCGTTCTGTTTTACCAGATCGTTTGTTGCCTTTTTTACCAAATATTTTTGGAGAAGAACGTTTGGCTTTAGAAAAAATGAGATTAGAAAATTTAGGGCAGCCAACGGCGACCATGCCTAAAGAGGTGACGTATTCAAAAAACACAACCGATTTGTCGCAATGGGTAAATGCCTTAGATGGCTATAAATACGATTCTTTTAATGCCGATGTTTTGCTGCACAATGCAAAAGTTGTAAACGGTAAAGTGATATTTAGTAATGGGGTTTCTTACAGTATTTTGTTGTTTCCAGGAAAAACAAAAATGAATCCCAATAACAAAATGTCTTTGGCTGTTGCAGAAAAAATTCAAGCATTAATGAAAGCTGGAGCTACTCTTTTAGTTGGTGAAAAACCAAATGGTATTCCAGGAAAATATTCCAAAGAAGATAAAGTAACATGGCAAAAAGCAGTAGATTTTATTTGGAAATCGGATGTAAAACGTTTGCCATATTTAGGAGGTACGTTTTCTGAGTTTGGAGTGGCTCAAGATGTGAAATTTTTGAATTTAGAAAGAAAAGAAGTGGGTTCCATCGCTTGGACGCATAGAGAGAGTAATAAAGAGTCTATTTATTTTCTATCTAACCAAAAACAAGAAAAACAGGATTTAGAAGTTTCATTTCGAGTGTCTGGGAAAACACCGATATTATTCAATCCAGTAACAAATACATATACAGATTTATCAACTTGGAAGATTGAAAATGAAAGAACGATTATTCCAATAAAGCTTGATGCAAATGCATCTTATTTTGTTATATTTAAAGATAATACAAATAAAAAACTTTCAGAAGAAAACAAAAACTGGTCAACATTTGAAACTGTTAAAACTTTAAATCAAGATTGGACCATTCAGTTTGATAAAGCATTTCACGGTCCATCAAAACCAATTGAAATTCATGAACTTTTTGACTGGACTACTTCAACCAATGATAGTATTAAATATTATTCTGGAACCGCTATTTATACCAAAACATTTGATTGGAATAAGGAGGTTGAAAAGGATATGTTCCTAGAGTTTGATGAAATCAATAATATTGCTGAAATCAGTTTAAACGGAAAAGATTGTGGTGTTTTATGGACGTATCCATATAGAAAAAACATTTCAAAAGCTTTAAAAAATGGAGAAAACACCTTGATTATAAAAGTGACCAATACTTGGGCTAATAGATTGATTGGTGATGAAAAACTATCAAAACAAGATCGTTTAACATGGAGCACTGCACCTTATAGGTTAGATGAAACCATGATGGTGAAATCAGGGTTGTTAGGAGATATTAAAATTCAAAAAAAATTAAAAAAATGA